A genomic region of Limnochordia bacterium contains the following coding sequences:
- a CDS encoding recombinase family protein gives MNSRQSYTAVKNNDKITALYCRLSRDDELQGDSNSIKNQKTILQKYADDNGFTNTEFFVDDGYSGTNFDRPDWQRLISLVEEGRIGTIIVKDMSRLGRDYLKVGYYTEVLFPGSDIRFIAINNNVDSANQQDSDFTPFLNIINEWYAKDTSKKIRAVFKSKGQSGKPLCTNPPYGYIKDPEDKTRWIVDEEAAKVVREAFRLCMQGYGPSQIAKEFTRRRIMNPTAHARKNGINIPDNRGHDDDYVWRGSTIVHMLSRQEYLGHTVNFKTYRKSYKQKKQMKNDPSEWMIFKNTHEAIIEESVFEVVQRIRDGRRRLTPMGEMPLLSGMMFCADCGNKMYQVRGRGWEHEKEYFVCATYRKIKGGCSSHQIRNAVVEELLLDGIRRVTAFARDCEDEFVEMVTKKTRSELDKSMRDSRRELEQAQARIAKLDEIIQRLYEDNIEGKISDERFTKMTANYEAEQQTLEKRVTELKSIMTEEKESALNVNHFLSLVRKYTDINELTAEVIREFVEKIFVYKAERIDGRRVQRIKIVWNCIGEFEPPVSTSTTKNEKSA, from the coding sequence ATGAATAGCAGGCAGTCTTATACTGCTGTGAAGAATAACGATAAAATAACCGCTCTGTATTGCCGTCTTTCACGAGATGACGAGCTGCAGGGTGATTCTAACAGCATTAAAAATCAGAAGACCATTTTACAGAAGTACGCTGATGACAACGGTTTTACAAACACTGAGTTCTTTGTGGATGATGGCTATAGCGGTACGAACTTCGACCGCCCGGATTGGCAGCGCCTTATCTCCCTAGTGGAAGAAGGCAGGATTGGCACCATCATTGTCAAGGACATGAGCCGTCTCGGAAGAGATTATCTAAAGGTCGGCTATTATACCGAAGTGCTCTTTCCCGGCTCCGACATTCGCTTCATAGCAATAAACAATAATGTTGACAGTGCCAACCAGCAGGACAGCGATTTTACACCGTTTCTTAATATCATCAACGAATGGTATGCCAAGGATACGAGCAAGAAGATACGCGCCGTTTTCAAGTCGAAAGGGCAATCCGGCAAACCGCTTTGCACCAATCCGCCTTATGGCTACATCAAAGACCCGGAAGACAAGACACGCTGGATAGTCGATGAAGAAGCCGCCAAAGTTGTGCGCGAGGCATTCCGCTTGTGTATGCAAGGGTATGGCCCTTCGCAGATAGCCAAGGAATTCACAAGGCGCAGAATTATGAATCCAACGGCTCACGCCAGGAAAAACGGAATCAATATTCCGGACAACAGAGGCCATGACGATGATTATGTCTGGCGAGGCAGCACAATAGTTCATATGCTTTCAAGGCAGGAGTATTTGGGACATACGGTTAATTTCAAAACTTACCGCAAGTCCTATAAGCAGAAAAAGCAGATGAAAAATGACCCGTCGGAGTGGATGATCTTCAAGAATACCCACGAAGCAATTATTGAGGAATCCGTATTCGAAGTAGTGCAAAGAATCAGGGATGGCAGACGCAGGCTCACACCGATGGGTGAAATGCCGCTTCTCTCCGGCATGATGTTCTGTGCGGATTGCGGAAACAAAATGTATCAGGTGCGTGGGCGGGGTTGGGAACATGAAAAAGAGTATTTTGTATGCGCTACCTACCGCAAGATAAAAGGCGGATGCAGTTCACACCAGATACGCAATGCGGTCGTTGAGGAACTGCTCCTTGACGGTATACGCCGCGTAACGGCTTTTGCCAGAGACTGTGAGGACGAATTCGTGGAAATGGTAACTAAGAAAACAAGGTCAGAGCTTGACAAAAGTATGCGTGACAGCAGACGCGAATTGGAACAGGCACAGGCCCGCATCGCCAAGCTGGACGAGATTATTCAAAGGCTCTATGAAGATAACATAGAGGGCAAGATATCCGATGAGCGTTTTACAAAGATGACCGCAAACTATGAAGCCGAGCAGCAGACTCTTGAGAAGCGAGTAACGGAACTGAAATCCATTATGACAGAGGAAAAAGAAAGCGCTCTCAATGTTAACCACTTCCTCTCACTGGTAAGAAAGTATACGGACATAAATGAACTCACAGCCGAGGTTATACGGGAATTCGTTGAAAAAATCT
- a CDS encoding transposon-encoded TnpW family protein has product MAEKTICVTEKVIGDTLYIIESAVSSTAKETAYDKLKRMILNGTAKLELNKAS; this is encoded by the coding sequence ATGGCTGAGAAGACCATCTGCGTTACCGAAAAGGTAATCGGTGATACGCTCTACATTATAGAATCAGCAGTCAGCAGCACTGCCAAAGAAACCGCCTATGACAAGCTGAAACGAATGATACTTAACGGCACAGCAAAGCTTGAATTAAATAAGGCTTCTTAA